In the genome of Syntrophorhabdaceae bacterium, one region contains:
- a CDS encoding polysaccharide deacetylase family protein: MSKVKDGKIEGMFLLLDRGNMVGLNHWADELERRGIPALIQIDGYTIENNRDIVTDLSKRGFEVGCAFNERPLWNEPYAAQYAILKNMKDRAQSCLGRPMRVFSTKFFAYDEITLQAADALGAEYVLGRGTAGARAVVYKPKEYKTKIVSVSSVPYKEMGTGSLCDESLWARGVTPDDFKEILFGLREKKIILVAQTHLSGVKLRWWNVYQDFFNADAVLWRSLDRFSDDAVVLPNGQIPINTEVKYTVPQPNIPLEEEPVCFC, translated from the coding sequence ATGTCAAAAGTGAAAGACGGAAAGATTGAGGGAATGTTTCTGCTCTTAGACCGCGGGAATATGGTCGGACTGAATCATTGGGCTGATGAACTTGAGAGACGGGGAATACCCGCTTTAATACAGATTGATGGATACACAATCGAGAATAATCGCGATATTGTGACGGATCTCTCAAAAAGGGGGTTCGAGGTCGGGTGTGCCTTCAATGAGCGTCCTTTGTGGAATGAGCCTTATGCGGCGCAATATGCAATATTGAAGAACATGAAAGACCGTGCCCAGTCCTGTCTCGGAAGACCGATGCGCGTGTTCAGCACAAAGTTCTTTGCGTACGACGAGATCACGCTTCAGGCTGCCGATGCACTTGGTGCTGAATATGTGCTGGGCCGTGGTACTGCGGGGGCCAGGGCCGTTGTATACAAACCAAAAGAGTATAAAACGAAGATCGTTTCCGTCAGCAGCGTACCATATAAAGAGATGGGCACCGGTTCGCTGTGCGATGAATCTCTATGGGCCAGAGGCGTAACCCCGGATGACTTCAAAGAGATACTGTTCGGCCTGAGGGAAAAAAAGATAATTCTTGTCGCTCAGACACACTTAAGCGGAGTAAAGCTGCGCTGGTGGAATGTTTACCAGGATTTTTTCAATGCCGATGCCGTTCTATGGAGATCCTTAGACAGGTTTTCCGATGATGCCGTTGTGTTGCCGAACGGGCAGATCCCGATAAATACCGAGGTAAAATATACGGTGCCTCAACCGAACATCCCCCTGGAAGAAGAACCGGTCTGTTTTTGTTAG